A part of Saccopteryx bilineata isolate mSacBil1 chromosome 10, mSacBil1_pri_phased_curated, whole genome shotgun sequence genomic DNA contains:
- the PSMD6 gene encoding 26S proteasome non-ATPase regulatory subunit 6, whose protein sequence is MPLENLEEEGLPKNPDLRIAQLRFLLSLPEHRGDAAVRDELMAAVRDNNMAPYYEALCKSLDWQMDVDLLNKMKKANEEELKRLDEELEDAEKNLGESEIRDAMMAKAEYLCRIGDKEGALSAFRKTYDKTVALGHRLDIVFYLLRIGLFYMDNDLITRNTEKAKSLIEEGGDWDRRNRLKVYQGLYCVAIRDFKQAAELFLDTVSTFTSYELMDYKTFVTYTVYVSMIALERPDLREKVIKGAEILEVLHSLPAVRQYLFSLYECRYSVFFQSLAVVEQEMKKDWLFAPHYRYYVREMRIHAYSQLLESYRSLTLGYMAEAFGVGVEFIDQELSRFIAAGRLHCKIDKVNEIVETNRPDSKNWQYQETIKKGDLLLNRVQKLSRVINM, encoded by the exons ATGCCGCTGGAGAACCTGGAGGAAGAGGGTCTACCAAAGAACCCCGACCTGCGCATCGCGCAGCTGCGCTTCCTGCTCAGCCTCCCGGAGCACCGCGGGGACGCGGCTGTGCGCGACGAGCTCATGGCTGCGGTCCGCGATAACA ACATGGCTCCTTACTACGAGGCCCTGTGTAAATCCCTTGACTGGCAGATGGACGTGGACCTGCTCAATAAGATGAAGAAGGCAAACGAAGAAGAGTTGAAACGCTTGGACGAGGAGCTGGAAGATGCAGAGAAGAATCTCGGAGAGAGCGAAATCCGTGATGCAATGATGGCGAAGGCGGAGTACCTGTGCCGGATAGGCGATAAG GAGGGTGCTCTGTCAGCTTTTCGCAAGACATACGACAAAACTGTGGCTCTGGGTCACCGACTGGATATTGTGTTCTATCTCCTTAGGATTGGTTTATTTTACATGGATAATGACCTCATCACACGAAACACAGAAAAGGCCAAAAG tttaatagAGGAAGGGGGAGACTGGGACAGGAGGAACCGCCTGAAAGTCTATCAGGGTCTTTACTGTGTGGCCATTCGGGATTTCAAGCAGGCGGCGGAGCTCTTCCTTGACACTGTTTCCACATTTACATCCTACGAGCTCATGGATTATAAAACCTTCGTGACCTACACTGTCTATGTCAGCATGATTGCCTTAGAAAGACCCGATCTCCGGGAAAAG GTTATTAAGGGAGCAGAGATTCTTGAAGTGCTGCACAGCCTGCCAGCCGTGCGGCAGTACCTGTTCTCACTCTACGAATGCCGCTACTCGGTCTTCTTCCAGTCACTAG ctGTAGTGGAACAGGAAATGAAGAAGGACTGGCTCTTTGCTCCGCATTACCGCTACTAcgtgagagaaatgagaattcaTGCCTACAGCCAGCTGCTGGAGTCATACAGGTCGTTAACCCTTGGGTATATGGCAGAAGCCTTTGGTGTTGGCGTGGAATTCATTGACCA GGAACTCTCCAGATTTATTGCTGCTGGGAGACTACACTGCAAAATAGATAAAGTGAATGAAATAGTGGAAACCAACAG ACCTGACAGCAAGAACTGGCAGTACCAGGAAACTATCAAGAAAGGAGATCTGCTGCTGAACAGAGTTCAGAAACTTTCCAGAGTAATCAATATGTGA